The sequence ACGGGCATTGAACGCCACGCCGATGGTGTCGACACCTTCGCGGCCGACCATCAGACCCATGGTATGCGTGCCGTGGCCGTTCAAGTCGACCGGAGTGACGCTACCGTAGGGATCGAACCACGCCTGGTTGGCCGGGATCGCGTCACTGCCGTTCCAGTTGGCGGCGAGTGCCGGATGGGTCCCCTCCACGCCGGTGTCGAACCCGCAAACGAGGCGACCGTGGCCGGTGTAGCCGAGATTCCACATGTCGCGGACACCAATTTGGGCCATCGAGAGATCGCTACCAGCCAAACCCGATTCAGCTTCACCGGTCGCAACCGGCGCCACGAGTTCGAGCGGAGCGTCCTCGACGATCAAAGTGATGTCGTCTTCAGCCGCCAAGCGCTCAAGTGCGTCAGCACTGATTTCAAAGGCGACGGCGTTGGTGATCCAGAACTCTTGACGATTGCTAACCTGACCGGCATCGAAGAGCGAATCGAGCAGGGCGTTGATCTTCAGGTTCTGGCGTGGGCGATTTTGAAGCTGGCTAATCAGCAGATTGTGTTCACGTGAAGAGCGCGCTGAGTTCTCGAAGAGCGCGGCCTTGGCCGCGAAGTTCTCGACAGAATGCACGAACGCCACGACGGCAACGCGCTGCTCGCCCTGGACAACCTTGGCAGCGAGATCGGGCGACATCTTGGACAGCGCAAGATCCCGACTGGCGCCTGAGACGGCGGCGAGACTCAGCATCAAGATGGTCAGGGTGGTGATCGTGATTCGGTTCTTCATCACCCCCTGTTTGAGCAAGCGTCGTGCCACGGTCTAAGATTGCAAAGAATTGCACATGCCCTGCTGAGTCGCGAATCCGCTCCTTGCCGGCTCACCGATAAGTCGTTATCAACAATAGCGTTGCAGTGTCGCTCAATTGGGTCGTCGGAGCTCGCAGGTTTCTACCTGAGGGGTGCACCGGAGGTTTCTGCACGAGTCTGCGCAGGTCGATATGCAACGGAGTGCACGGCTACGACTTCGTTGCCTGAGTCGATTCAATCGAGTATGTTGGGCGCGATGAGGACTGGAAGCGACAGGAAAACCTTTTGGCTACTTCTGGCGGCGGGGCTAATTGTCCGAATCATTTATTTTTTCGAGTATCGAAGTCTCCTTGAGTTTTCGTATCCGACGGTTGACGCGCTCTATCATCACCTCACGGCGAAAGCGATTGCGAGCGGCGGATTGGTTTCGACCGAGCCTTTTTTTCGCGCGCCATTCTACAACTACTTCCTGGCGCTGATCTATTTCGTCAGCGACAACAGCATCGCTTTCGCCCGGTTTGTCCAGCTCGCACTGGGGGCGTTCTCGATTCCGCTGACCTATGTCATCGCGAAGCGAATGTTCGATCAACGAGTGGCGATGATCGCTGCAATTCTGGTACTGGCTGCGGCGGATTTGGTGTACTTCGACGGCGAACTGCTGCTCGAATCTTCAGTATTGTTGATGCTGTTGCTCCTGATCTGGAGTCTGTTGCGGTATCTCGAAAGTCGCGCGTGGAGCTGGCTGGCGCTGGCCGGACTGATCCAGGGGCTGGCGATCATCAATCGTCCCAATACCGCTGTCTTCGTGCCGATTACATTGTGGCTATTGTGGCGATCGGATCGGCAGGGAACCGCAAGTGGGCACGTGTCGAAATGGTTTGGCTTCCTCTGGCCGTTGGCGATTCCGATTGTGCTCGTTCTTTGGCACAACCTGACCCGGTCGGAGCCGACGTTCTCGATCGCCACCCAGGGTGGAATCAATTTCTACATCGGCAACAATCCCGAGGCGGACGGGGTGAGCGCGGTGATGCCGGGGAAATTGGGATATGCGTGGCAGTATGCGGATATCAAGTATCTGGCCGAGAGCGAGGCGGGTAAGTCGCTGACTGCGGATGGGATCAGCGGCTTCTACTTTCGGCGCGGACTTGGTTTTATTGCGAGCGAGCCAGCCGCCTGGCTGAAACTGACGTTGAAGAAAACCTATCTGTTATTTTCCGGCGCGGACATCTCCAATAATCGCAACTTGCCGTTTTTCAAGTCGCAGACCGTCATGTTGCGGATTTTGCCGGTGGGCATGGGAGTACTGGCGCCGCTGGGGTTGGTAGGAATGTGGCTGGCGCGCCGACGCTCGCCGGTGGTTTCAGGACTGGCGGTGTTCGCGGTTTTGTACGGGCTGACTTTCGTTGCGTTCTTCGTCAATTCCCGCTTTCGACTGCCCCTGTTGCCGCTGTTGGCGATATTTAGCGCCTTCGTCCTGATGGAGCTTTGGGATCGGCGGCGCGCCGGCATCGCTGGTTTTCTCAAGCCGGTCAGCGTCGTGATTTTGCTGGGGCTAGTACTGAACACCAACCTTTATCGCATGCAGTTTGACAACCGGCAGCAGGCGTTGTTCAGTCGCGGCAATTTGTTGCTGGACGCCGGGCGAACGGGGGAGGCGATCGCGGTGTACCATCACGCCAACGCCGATGGACCGCCGTTGCAGCAAGTCAATCTTAATCTGGGGCTGGCATTTCTGAAGCTGGGGCAGTTCGACTCGGCCTGGCATTATT comes from Candidatus Zixiibacteriota bacterium and encodes:
- a CDS encoding tetratricopeptide repeat protein, with product MRTGSDRKTFWLLLAAGLIVRIIYFFEYRSLLEFSYPTVDALYHHLTAKAIASGGLVSTEPFFRAPFYNYFLALIYFVSDNSIAFARFVQLALGAFSIPLTYVIAKRMFDQRVAMIAAILVLAAADLVYFDGELLLESSVLLMLLLLIWSLLRYLESRAWSWLALAGLIQGLAIINRPNTAVFVPITLWLLWRSDRQGTASGHVSKWFGFLWPLAIPIVLVLWHNLTRSEPTFSIATQGGINFYIGNNPEADGVSAVMPGKLGYAWQYADIKYLAESEAGKSLTADGISGFYFRRGLGFIASEPAAWLKLTLKKTYLLFSGADISNNRNLPFFKSQTVMLRILPVGMGVLAPLGLVGMWLARRRSPVVSGLAVFAVLYGLTFVAFFVNSRFRLPLLPLLAIFSAFVLMELWDRRRAGIAGFLKPVSVVILLGLVLNTNLYRMQFDNRQQALFSRGNLLLDAGRTGEAIAVYHHANADGPPLQQVNLNLGLAFLKLGQFDSAWHYFLVEDSLFTGSAEAMNNLAYLYRQTEQFPEAIIAARAALEEKPYLAEARLNLWYALRESGRSDSAYATISAYAAEHQLTNSEKFIAAVTASDLRRYDEAERQLRELAGTLQARQAPSYSEASNLTRTSDRLAPALFESRVLYNLGFVLGSRGQMDSAIVYLNRATELDPKLSEAWINLGSAYFAARRYPQAIAAFEHALTTGPPTAVLTFNLSLSYLAVADTVTSRQYLAQSLQIQPGFGPATALAQALRIENK